A segment of the Peptoclostridium acidaminophilum DSM 3953 genome:
CGGGCTTAGCCCTGCTTATCATGCTGCCGTCGACTATGGCGTCAAAATACATCCCTATGCCCAGCCTGTCTATTACCTCCCTGGCGTTCTTGCTTGAGGATGCAAGCCCAAGCTTGAGTCCTTTATTTCTCAGCTCGCGCAGGAGCTCCAGCGCGCCTTCGAGTATGTCCTTCTCGCTCAGGCCTGCTATATACTCCCTGTACCAGGTGTTTTTGAGCTCGATAAGGCTTTCGAATTGTTCCTTTGTGACACTCATGCCCTTCATGCGGAGCAAGAGCCTGAGCGATTCAATCCTCGAAACTCCCCTCAGGCAGTTGTTCTCTTCCTCTGAAAGGTCGCTGCCAAGGCTCTCCATGAGCCTTTTCCATGCGAGAAAGTGATATCTGGATGTGTCTACTATGACGCCGTCCAGGTCGAATATGCAGGCTCTTAGCATCTTTGGCGCCTCCCAATTATTGTGATTAAATCCGATGAAAACCGGCCATATATTCCTTGGATTCGCTTATCTGTTTGTTATAATACCCTTTTTGGGGTATTATTCAGTAAGAATGCTAAATTTTTGGAATATTTCATTTTTGGAGGTAATGCGATGAAGGCGCTCCAACTAGAGCCCTGGCGTATTGTCCAGTCAGAGCCTGATTTTGAAAACAACAGGATATATGAAAGCATTATGAGTCTTGGCAACTGCCACATGGGGATACGCGGGAATTTCGAGGAGTCGTTCTCGGGCGATAGCCTCAAGGGAACATATCTTGCAGGCGTATACTACCCGGATTCCACCAAGGTAGGCTGGTGGAAAAACGGCTACCCGGAATATTACGCGCGGATAATCAATTCTCCCGATTTTATAGGCATAGGCTTGAATGCTGACGGAATAGACATAGACATGAATATTCAGCGGCCGCTCTCCTTTGAGCGCGCCCTTGACATGAAGGAGGGCTCACTCGAAAGAAATGTGGTGCTTGAGTATAAGAAGGGCAAACGCCTCCATATCAGGACTTTTCGCTTTCTGAGCATGCATGACAAGGAATGCGGCTGCGTAGTCTGCGAGGCTACGCCTCTTGACGACGACTCCGTCATTACTATGTCCCCTTTCCTGAGTTCGAATGTGAGAAACGAGGATTCCAACTGGGGAGAGTCCTTCTGGACGACTATTTCCTGCCAAACAGGAGCAAGCGACGGCCATATATGCTCGATGACGCGAAAAAGCGGCTTTGGCAACTGCGTGGCAATGGCGTGCAAGGCATATCTTGAAGGCGAGGAAATACCTCCTTCGGATTTTAGCTCTCACGGCGCGGAGCAAACGTCCGGAACGGTTTCCATACCCATTTCGCTGCTTTGCCCCAAGGGCTCTACTCTTCGCATAGTGAAATTCTTTTGCTCGGTTACAACCCGCGACCACCCGTTTGAAACTCTTGCGGATCTGTCGCTTGAAAAGGCCAGCTCCTTGAGGGCTGAAGGCTTTGAATCTATGTATAGACTTCACAGGGATGCGTGGGCGTCACTCTGGGCTATGTGCGACGTTGAAATAAAAGGCGACAAGAGGCTGCAAAGCGCAGCGCGCTACTGCATATTCAATATGCTCCAGACCTACACAGGCCACGACTCAAGGCTGAACATAGGGCCAAAGGGTTTCACCGGCGAAAAATATGGCGGCGGCACATACTGGGATACGGAGGCTTTCTGCTTCCCGTTTTATCTTATGTCCTTTGGGCGCTCTTCGAAGACCCTTCTCAAATACAGACACAATCAGCTTGACAAGGCAAGAGGCAACGCCCGGAAGCTGGGCCTTCAGGGGGCGCTCTACCCCATGGTCACAGTCGATGGCGACGAATGCCACAACGAATGGGAGATCACTTTCGAGGAGATACACAGAAACGCGGCCATGGCGCATGCCATATACCTTTATGAAAAACATATCGGCGATTTTGAATACATAGCAAAAATCGGAATAGACGTGCTTGTGGAAACAGCCAGATTCTGGGCTTCACGGGCAAGCTGGAGCAGTTTCCGCAAAAAGTACGTCATACTCGGAGTGACAGGGCCAAACGAGTACGAAAACA
Coding sequences within it:
- the pgmB gene encoding beta-phosphoglucomutase, which produces MLRACIFDLDGVIVDTSRYHFLAWKRLMESLGSDLSEEENNCLRGVSRIESLRLLLRMKGMSVTKEQFESLIELKNTWYREYIAGLSEKDILEGALELLRELRNKGLKLGLASSSKNAREVIDRLGIGMYFDAIVDGSMISRAKPDPQIFLLCAGLLCESPSECAVFEDAASGIEAARSAGMVSVGVEAENSLERADMRVRSLLEADIDKLSECVNLR
- a CDS encoding family 65 glycosyl hydrolase domain-containing protein, with the protein product MKALQLEPWRIVQSEPDFENNRIYESIMSLGNCHMGIRGNFEESFSGDSLKGTYLAGVYYPDSTKVGWWKNGYPEYYARIINSPDFIGIGLNADGIDIDMNIQRPLSFERALDMKEGSLERNVVLEYKKGKRLHIRTFRFLSMHDKECGCVVCEATPLDDDSVITMSPFLSSNVRNEDSNWGESFWTTISCQTGASDGHICSMTRKSGFGNCVAMACKAYLEGEEIPPSDFSSHGAEQTSGTVSIPISLLCPKGSTLRIVKFFCSVTTRDHPFETLADLSLEKASSLRAEGFESMYRLHRDAWASLWAMCDVEIKGDKRLQSAARYCIFNMLQTYTGHDSRLNIGPKGFTGEKYGGGTYWDTEAFCFPFYLMSFGRSSKTLLKYRHNQLDKARGNARKLGLQGALYPMVTVDGDECHNEWEITFEEIHRNAAMAHAIYLYEKHIGDFEYIAKIGIDVLVETARFWASRASWSSFRKKYVILGVTGPNEYENNVSNNWYTNYMASWNMEYAARSLALLEKQDAQRYESALSRLGMSGGEIDTWLRISSNMYLPFWEELGVFEQQDGYRDKVLEEASAIPSAELPISRSWSWDRILRSCFIKQADVLQAFYMLPENFSRETMKRNFDFYEPKTVHESSLSALAHSIVASRVCDFEKALSLFEHSVTLDLENRNRDTADGLHITSMAGAYLCICLGFAGIRIEHGKLSMSPHVPRGWDGYSFSMIFKENRMRIAVEKSLVTVYWDSYETIIIRVFESEHEILPGENVINATTLHAV